From a single Triplophysa rosa linkage group LG17, Trosa_1v2, whole genome shotgun sequence genomic region:
- the ap3s1 gene encoding AP-3 complex subunit sigma-1 isoform X2 — MIKAILIFNNHGKPRLSKFYEHYTEDTEQQIIRETFHLVSKRDENICNFLEGGLLIGGSENKLIYRHYATLYFVFCVDSSESELGILDLIQVFVETLDKCFENVCELDLIFHMDKVHNILAEMVMGGMVLETNMSEIITQVEAQNKMEKSETFIFQSPRQDR, encoded by the exons ATGATAAAAGCCATTCTGATATTTAACAACCATGGCAAACCACGACTGTCTAAATTCTACGAGCATTAC ACTGAAGACACGGAGCAGCAAATAATCAGAGAAACATTTCATCTGGTGTCCAAAAGAGATGAGAACATTTGTAATTTTCTGGAAGGCGGGCT CTTAATCGGTGGATCGGAAAACAAACTGATCTACAGACACTATGCCACGTTGTactttgtgttctgtgtggatTCATCGGAGAGCGAGCTGGGCATTCTGGATCTGATTCAG GTGTTTGTGGAAACGCTTGACAAATGCTTCGAGAATGTGTGTGAACTGGACCTGATTTTTCACATGGATAAG GTTCACAATATCCTGGCAGAGATGGTGATGGGTGGGATGGTTCTAGAAACCAACATGAGTGAAATCATCACACAGGTGGAGGCCCAAAACAAGATGGAGAAATCAGAG ACGTTTATCTTTCAGTCTCCCAGACAGGACAGGTAG
- the fem1c gene encoding protein fem-1 homolog C isoform X1 — protein sequence MDIKIRTMFVYLGHRAPYAMDLKTAVFNAARDGKLRLLQKLLENKTDHDVMKLMAEKTNGATPLLMAARYGHLELVEYLIECCCAPVEVGGSVNFDGEIIEGAPPLWAASAAGHLKVVQSLLGHGASVNSTTLTNSTPLRAACFDGHLEIVKYLVEHKADLEVANRHGHTCLMISCYKGHREIAQYLLEKGADVNRRSVKGNTALHDCAESGSLDIMKMLLKFGATMEKDGYGMTPLLSASVTGHTNIVDFLTQHPQTNRSERINALELLGATFVDKKRDLLGALRCWKRAMDLRYSDSNHVLLKDEPGQPVTAYDCTREANTFEELDSLIADPDDMRMQALLIRERILGPSHPDTSYYIRYRGAVYADSGNFERCIKLWKYALDMQQNNLDPLSPMTASSLLSFAELFSFMLQDRAKGLLGTSVSFDDLMEILSKSVLEIERAVKQPRPGPDPAQLSKVLSIILHLICLLEKVPCTVEEDHFKKETIYRFLKLQPSGKNGYSPLHLAVDRNTTCVGRYPVCKFPSFQVASILLECGADVNSRDEDNNSPLHVAASNNHPDIMNLLIVCGTHFDSTNSFRQTACDLLDEKEMAKNLIQPINHTTLQCLAARAIVKHGLTYRGNIPERLEAFVLLHR from the exons ATGGACATTAAAATTAGGacgatgtttgtttatttag GACACAGGGCACCTTATGCCATGGATTTAAAAACTGCCGTTTTCAACGCAGCCAGAGACGGCAAACTGAGACTCCTGCAGAAACTGCTGGAGAACAAAACGGATCACGACGTGATGAAGCTGATGGCGGAGAAGACGAACGGAGCGACGCCGTTATTGATGGCCGCCCGTTACGGGCACCTGGAGCTGGTGGAGTACCTCATCGAATGCTGCTGTGCTCCAGTCGAAGTGGGAGGCTCCGTGAACTTCGATGGCGAGATCATCGAGGGCGCGCCGCCTCTGTGGGCCGCGTCAGCCGCTGGACATTTAAAAGTCGTGCAGTCGCTGCTGGGTCATGGTGCGTCCGTGAACAGCACGACGCTCACGAACTCGACGCCGCTGCGAGCCGCTTGTTTCGATGGACATTTGGAAATTGTCAAATATTTGGTGGAGCACAAAGCAGATCTGGAAGTGGCCAACAGGCACGGCCACACGTGCCTCATGATATCGTGTTATAAAGGCCACAGGGAGATCGCGCAGTATCTGCTGGAGAAAGGGGCCGACGTGAACAGGAGAAGTGTGAAAG GTAACACGGCTTTACACGACTGTGCCGAATCTGGGAGTTTAGATATAATGAAGATGCTTTTAAAGTTTGGAGCCACCATGGAGAAGGACGGTTATGGGATGACGCCGCTGCTCTCTGCCAGCGTGACGGGCCACACCAACATCGTGGACTTTCTTACGCAACACCCCCAGACGAACAGAAGCGAGCGTATTAATGCCCTTGAACTGCTGGGGGCGACGTTCGTGGACAAAAAGAGGGATCTTCTGGGAGCGCTGAGGTGCTGGAAGAGAGCCATGGACCTGAGGTACAGCGACTCTAACCACGTCTTGCTCAAGGATGAGCCCGGGCAGCCGGTAACGGCATACGACTGCACCAGAGAAGCCAACACGTTCGAGGAGCTCGACAGCTTGATTGCTGACCCCGACGACATGAGAATGCAGGCCCTGCTCATCCGAGAGCGCATTCTCGGCCCATCGCACCCAGACACATCCTACTACATCCGCTACAGAGGAGCCGTCTACGCTGACTCGGGGAACTTTGAGCGGTGCATCAAACTTTGGAAGTACGCGCTGGACATGCAGCAGAATAACTTGGACCCGCTGAGCCCCATGACGGCCAGCAGCCTCCTGTCTTTTGCAGAGCTCTTCTCCTTCATGCTGCAAGACCGAGCCAAAGGCCTTCTGGGAACCTCGGTGTCCTTCGACGACCTCATGGAGATCCTCAGCAAAAGCGTTCTGGAGATCGAGCGTGCCGTCAAGCAGCCCCGGCCTGGCCCGGACCCCGCCCAGCTCAGCAAGGTGCTGTCCATCATCTTGCATCTCATCTGCTTGCTGGAGAAAGTGCCGTGCACTGTGGAAGAAGACCACTTCAAGAAAGAGACCATTTACAGGTTTCTCAAGCTGCAGCCCAGCGGCAAGAACGGCTACAGCCCTCTTCACCTGGCCGTGGACAGAAACACCACGTGCGTGGGTCGTTACCCGGTGTGCAAGTTTCCCTCGTTCCAGGTGGCGTCCATCCTGCTGGAGTGCGGCGCCGACGTCAACTCGCGCGACGAGGACAACAACAGCCCTCTCCACGTGGCCGCGTCCAACAACCATCCCGACATCATGAACCTGCTGATCGTCTGCGGGACACATTTCGACAGCACCAACTCCTTCCGCCAGACGGCGTGCGACCTGCTGGATGAGAAGGAGATGGCCAAGAACC
- the ap3s1 gene encoding AP-3 complex subunit sigma-1 isoform X1 codes for MIKAILIFNNHGKPRLSKFYEHYTEDTEQQIIRETFHLVSKRDENICNFLEGGLLIGGSENKLIYRHYATLYFVFCVDSSESELGILDLIQVFVETLDKCFENVCELDLIFHMDKVHNILAEMVMGGMVLETNMSEIITQVEAQNKMEKSEAGIAGAPARAVSAVKNMNLPEMPKNINIGDISIKVPNLPSFK; via the exons ATGATAAAAGCCATTCTGATATTTAACAACCATGGCAAACCACGACTGTCTAAATTCTACGAGCATTAC ACTGAAGACACGGAGCAGCAAATAATCAGAGAAACATTTCATCTGGTGTCCAAAAGAGATGAGAACATTTGTAATTTTCTGGAAGGCGGGCT CTTAATCGGTGGATCGGAAAACAAACTGATCTACAGACACTATGCCACGTTGTactttgtgttctgtgtggatTCATCGGAGAGCGAGCTGGGCATTCTGGATCTGATTCAG GTGTTTGTGGAAACGCTTGACAAATGCTTCGAGAATGTGTGTGAACTGGACCTGATTTTTCACATGGATAAG GTTCACAATATCCTGGCAGAGATGGTGATGGGTGGGATGGTTCTAGAAACCAACATGAGTGAAATCATCACACAGGTGGAGGCCCAAAACAAGATGGAGAAATCAGAG gCTGGTATCGCGGGGGCTCCAGCACGTGCCGTGTCAGCTGTGAAGAACATGAATCTTCCAGAGATGCCCAAGAACATCAACATCGGGGACATCAGCATCAAAGTGCCAAACCTGCCGTCGTTTAAGTAG
- the cdo1 gene encoding cysteine dioxygenase type 1, whose product MEQTEVIKPETLDDLIKTLHKIFESDCINVEEVQSIMEAYESNPHEWMKFAKFDPYRYTRNLVDEGNDKFNLMILCWGEGHGSSIHDHTDSHCFLKLLQGQLKETLFEWPDEKLQGGMVQKTQQILLENQCAYINDSIGLHRVENVSHTECAVSLHLYSPPFQTCQTFDQRTGHKNSVKMTFWSKFGERTPYETTISQENN is encoded by the exons ATGGAGCAAACCGAAGTCATCAAACCAGAAACTTTGGATGATTTGATAAAAACTCTCCACAAGATTTTTGAAAGTGACTGCATCAATGTGGAGGAGGTGCAGAGCATCATGGAAGCCTATGAAAGTAACCCACACGAATGGATGAAATTCGCCAAATTCGACCCGTACAG gtACACCAGGAATCTTGTTGATGAGGGAAATGACAAATTCAACTTGATGATTTTATGTTGGGGTGAAGGACATGGCAG CAGCATCCACGACCACACAGACTCCCACTGTTTCCTGAAACTTCTTCAGGGACAACTGAAAGAAACTTTATTTGAGTGGCCTGATGAAAAACTTCAGGGCGGTATGGTCCAGAAAACTCAGCAGATCTTACTGGAAAACCAGTGTGCATACATTAATG ACTCCATCGGTCTTCATCGGGTGGAAAACGTCAGTCATACGGAATGTGCTGTTAGTTTACATCTGTACAGCCCCCCCTTTCAGACGTGCCAGACGTTCGACCAGAGAACAGGACACAAAAACAGCGTCAAAATGACTTTCTGGAGTAAATTTGGAGAGAGGACACCATAT GAAACGACCATTTCACAAGAAAACAACTGA
- the fem1c gene encoding protein fem-1 homolog C isoform X2 — protein MDLKTAVFNAARDGKLRLLQKLLENKTDHDVMKLMAEKTNGATPLLMAARYGHLELVEYLIECCCAPVEVGGSVNFDGEIIEGAPPLWAASAAGHLKVVQSLLGHGASVNSTTLTNSTPLRAACFDGHLEIVKYLVEHKADLEVANRHGHTCLMISCYKGHREIAQYLLEKGADVNRRSVKGNTALHDCAESGSLDIMKMLLKFGATMEKDGYGMTPLLSASVTGHTNIVDFLTQHPQTNRSERINALELLGATFVDKKRDLLGALRCWKRAMDLRYSDSNHVLLKDEPGQPVTAYDCTREANTFEELDSLIADPDDMRMQALLIRERILGPSHPDTSYYIRYRGAVYADSGNFERCIKLWKYALDMQQNNLDPLSPMTASSLLSFAELFSFMLQDRAKGLLGTSVSFDDLMEILSKSVLEIERAVKQPRPGPDPAQLSKVLSIILHLICLLEKVPCTVEEDHFKKETIYRFLKLQPSGKNGYSPLHLAVDRNTTCVGRYPVCKFPSFQVASILLECGADVNSRDEDNNSPLHVAASNNHPDIMNLLIVCGTHFDSTNSFRQTACDLLDEKEMAKNLIQPINHTTLQCLAARAIVKHGLTYRGNIPERLEAFVLLHR, from the exons ATGGATTTAAAAACTGCCGTTTTCAACGCAGCCAGAGACGGCAAACTGAGACTCCTGCAGAAACTGCTGGAGAACAAAACGGATCACGACGTGATGAAGCTGATGGCGGAGAAGACGAACGGAGCGACGCCGTTATTGATGGCCGCCCGTTACGGGCACCTGGAGCTGGTGGAGTACCTCATCGAATGCTGCTGTGCTCCAGTCGAAGTGGGAGGCTCCGTGAACTTCGATGGCGAGATCATCGAGGGCGCGCCGCCTCTGTGGGCCGCGTCAGCCGCTGGACATTTAAAAGTCGTGCAGTCGCTGCTGGGTCATGGTGCGTCCGTGAACAGCACGACGCTCACGAACTCGACGCCGCTGCGAGCCGCTTGTTTCGATGGACATTTGGAAATTGTCAAATATTTGGTGGAGCACAAAGCAGATCTGGAAGTGGCCAACAGGCACGGCCACACGTGCCTCATGATATCGTGTTATAAAGGCCACAGGGAGATCGCGCAGTATCTGCTGGAGAAAGGGGCCGACGTGAACAGGAGAAGTGTGAAAG GTAACACGGCTTTACACGACTGTGCCGAATCTGGGAGTTTAGATATAATGAAGATGCTTTTAAAGTTTGGAGCCACCATGGAGAAGGACGGTTATGGGATGACGCCGCTGCTCTCTGCCAGCGTGACGGGCCACACCAACATCGTGGACTTTCTTACGCAACACCCCCAGACGAACAGAAGCGAGCGTATTAATGCCCTTGAACTGCTGGGGGCGACGTTCGTGGACAAAAAGAGGGATCTTCTGGGAGCGCTGAGGTGCTGGAAGAGAGCCATGGACCTGAGGTACAGCGACTCTAACCACGTCTTGCTCAAGGATGAGCCCGGGCAGCCGGTAACGGCATACGACTGCACCAGAGAAGCCAACACGTTCGAGGAGCTCGACAGCTTGATTGCTGACCCCGACGACATGAGAATGCAGGCCCTGCTCATCCGAGAGCGCATTCTCGGCCCATCGCACCCAGACACATCCTACTACATCCGCTACAGAGGAGCCGTCTACGCTGACTCGGGGAACTTTGAGCGGTGCATCAAACTTTGGAAGTACGCGCTGGACATGCAGCAGAATAACTTGGACCCGCTGAGCCCCATGACGGCCAGCAGCCTCCTGTCTTTTGCAGAGCTCTTCTCCTTCATGCTGCAAGACCGAGCCAAAGGCCTTCTGGGAACCTCGGTGTCCTTCGACGACCTCATGGAGATCCTCAGCAAAAGCGTTCTGGAGATCGAGCGTGCCGTCAAGCAGCCCCGGCCTGGCCCGGACCCCGCCCAGCTCAGCAAGGTGCTGTCCATCATCTTGCATCTCATCTGCTTGCTGGAGAAAGTGCCGTGCACTGTGGAAGAAGACCACTTCAAGAAAGAGACCATTTACAGGTTTCTCAAGCTGCAGCCCAGCGGCAAGAACGGCTACAGCCCTCTTCACCTGGCCGTGGACAGAAACACCACGTGCGTGGGTCGTTACCCGGTGTGCAAGTTTCCCTCGTTCCAGGTGGCGTCCATCCTGCTGGAGTGCGGCGCCGACGTCAACTCGCGCGACGAGGACAACAACAGCCCTCTCCACGTGGCCGCGTCCAACAACCATCCCGACATCATGAACCTGCTGATCGTCTGCGGGACACATTTCGACAGCACCAACTCCTTCCGCCAGACGGCGTGCGACCTGCTGGATGAGAAGGAGATGGCCAAGAACC
- the tmed7 gene encoding transmembrane emp24 domain-containing protein 7 — translation MKMKMMTLGWVLLLLFACARASELTFELPDNAKQCFYEDIIIGTKCTLEFQVVTGGHYDVDCRLEDPDGTVLYKEMKKQYDSFTFTAARNGTFKFCFSNEFSTFTHKTVYFDFQVGDDPPLFPNENRVTALTQMESACVSIHEALKSVIDYQTHFRLREAQGRSRAEDLNTRVAFWSIGEAFILLVVSISQVVLLRSFFSDKKTTTTRVGS, via the exons atgaagatgaagatgatgacGTTGGGTTGGGTTCTGCTGCTGTTGTTCGCATGCGCGCGCGCTTCTGAACTCACGTTTGAGCTCCCGGACAACGCCAAGCAGTGTTTCTATGAAGACATCATCATCGGCACTAAATGTACCCTTGAGTTCCAG GTGGTGACAGGAGGACACTATGATGTTGACTGTCGTCTCGAGGACCCTGATGGCACCGTCCTCTATAAAGAGATGAAGAAACAGTACGACAGCTTTACGTTCACAGCGGCGAGAAACGGCACATTTAAGTTCTGCTTCAGCAACGAGTTCTCCACCTTCACACACAAGACGGTGTACTTTGACTTTCAAGTGGGCGACGATCCTCCTCTGTTCCCCAACGAGAACAGAGTCACAGCTTTAACACAG ATGGAGTCTGCGTGCGTGTCTATTCATGAGGCTTTAAAATCCGTGATCGACTATCAGACACACTTCCGCCTGAGAGAGGCGCAGGGGCGCAGCCGAGCGGAGGATCTCAACACCAGAGTGGCGTTCTGGTCTATCGGCGAGGCTTTCATTCTGTTAGTGGTCAGTATCAGTCAAGTCGTTCTTCTCAGAAGTTTCTTTTCAGACAAGAAAACCACAACAACTCGTGTCGGATCGTAA